Proteins encoded in a region of the Lycorma delicatula isolate Av1 chromosome 6, ASM4794821v1, whole genome shotgun sequence genome:
- the LOC142326338 gene encoding putative E3 ubiquitin-protein ligase RNF144A: MLPQSEPDHRRVGRSHSRSWYAGESCGDVSTSSRAATTRSWYGGPGPGYGALSEEDLHSPTVTPARSGGRIDLLKSLVSMASLSRRRSSSATALHSVAASAAPLIRPRKCETVVALSSLQVEPVNRLRYPSRVCSRCSSLLSMASSSRYSINTTGGFVQVNPPTPFLCKLCLIEVPTSNMWTSTQCSCTFCLDCMRAYVEFEIAEGAYDISCPDALCEKQGVISMREIEDLVSSETLEKHKRFRLNREVELDKSRTWCPRAGCETVCTVCSGPERCVPQSVHCPTCSTDFCSNCRAPWHQGVPCRPEDLAAPPVPGVTFDSELIKCCPMCAVPIEKDEGCAQMMCKRCKHVFCWYCLASLDDDFLLRHYDKGPCKNKLGHSRASVIWHRTQVIGIFAGFGILLLVASPLLLLAAPCIVCCKCRVCSGGGKLDPEDDIPEES, encoded by the exons ATGCTGCCTCAATCAGAGCCGGATCATAGAAGAGTCGGCCGCAGTCATTCGCGATCCTGGTATGCGGGTGAATCGTGCGGTGATGTTTCCACATCTTCCAGGGCGGCGACGACTAGATCGTGGTACGGCGGACCCGGACCCGGTTACGGAGCGCTGTCCGAAGAGGATTTACATTCACCGACGGTCACCCCGGCCAGATCCGGCGGTCGTATCGATCTGTTGAAGTCGCTCGTCTCGATGGCGTCCCTCAGTAGACGGCGCAGCTCTTCGGCTACGGCCCTTCACTCCGTCGCCGCATCGGCCGCACCGCTTATTCGACCGAGAAAATGCGAAACGGTCGTCGCTCTTTCCAGCCTTCAAGTGGAACCCGTCAATCGGCTACGTTACCCCAGCCGCGTTTGTTCCCGTTGTTCGAGTCTTCTTTCCATGGCATCTTCTTCCAGATATTCTATAAATACCACCGGTGGATTTGTCCAAGTCAACCCTCCTACCCCTTTCCTCTGCAAACTCTGTCTGATCGAAGTACCTACTTCTAACATGTGGACTTCGACACAGTGTTCCTGTACTTTCTGTTTGGAT TGCATGCGAGCATATGTGGAGTTTGAGATTGCAGAAGGTGCTTATGATATTTCATGCCCGGATGCGCTTTGCGAAAAACAAGGTGTTATCAGCATGAGAGAAATTGAAGATCTAGTCAGTTCCGAAACTCTAGAAAAACATAAACGATTTAGACTTAATCGAG AGGTTGAATTAGATAAAAGCAGAACATGGTGTCCTCGTGCGGGCTGCGAAACCGTCTGCACTGTTTGTAGTGGTCCAGAACGTTGTGTCCCACAGTCCGTCCACTGTCCGACATGTTCTACTGATTTTTGTTCGAATTGTCGCGCTCCATGGCATCAAGGTGTTCCTTGTAGACCGGAAGATTTAGCTGCACCTCCTGTTCCTGGTGTAACATTTGattcagaattaattaaatgcTGTCCAATGTGTGCTGTACCTATTGAAAAAGATGAAGGCTGCGCGCAAATGATGTGTAAACGTTGTAAACACGTCTTCTGTTGGTATTGTCTTGCTTCCCTTGat gATGATTTCTTGTTGAGACATTACGATAAGGGgccttgtaaaaataaattgggtCATTCAAGAGCATCTGTTATATGGCATCGGACGCAAGTTATCGGAATATTTGCTGGATTcggtattttattattagtcgCTTCTCCATTACTTTTACTTGCTGCACCGTGTATCGTTTGTTGTAAGTGTCGTGTATGCAGTGGAGGTGGCAAATTGGATCCAGAAGATGATATTCCAGAAGAATCTTGA